The Corynebacterium vitaeruminis DSM 20294 genome window below encodes:
- a CDS encoding TatD family hydrolase, producing MSKKKPRPVPVPAPHTPLLIDAHTHLASCGARDAAGIREIVDRAQDAGVELICTVGDGLEEAELALAAAHEDERVFAACAIHPTRARELDAAARARLVDMAADPRCVAIGETGLDTYWIRHEPETTADLDTQIEALEWHADLAASSGKALMIHNREADAELMEVLARVPAQRETILHCFSSPLPVAKEAIERGYVLSFAGNVTFKRNEELREAARLTPLDALFIETDAPYMTPEPFRGARNEPSLIGHTARCIAEVRGMAVEELAEALHRNFRRIYGLNA from the coding sequence ATGTCGAAGAAGAAGCCACGTCCCGTTCCCGTTCCCGCGCCGCATACGCCTTTGCTTATCGACGCCCATACCCATCTCGCCTCGTGTGGCGCGAGGGACGCGGCCGGCATCCGCGAGATCGTCGACCGCGCGCAGGACGCCGGTGTCGAGCTCATCTGCACCGTCGGCGACGGGCTCGAGGAGGCGGAGCTGGCGCTTGCCGCGGCGCACGAAGACGAGCGGGTCTTCGCCGCCTGCGCCATCCACCCCACCCGCGCCCGCGAGCTCGACGCCGCGGCCCGCGCCCGGCTGGTGGACATGGCCGCCGACCCGCGCTGCGTGGCGATCGGGGAGACCGGCCTGGACACCTACTGGATCCGGCACGAGCCGGAGACCACCGCGGACCTCGACACCCAGATCGAGGCGCTCGAGTGGCACGCCGACCTCGCCGCGAGCTCCGGCAAGGCGCTCATGATCCACAACCGCGAGGCCGACGCCGAACTCATGGAGGTGCTCGCCCGCGTTCCGGCCCAGCGGGAGACGATCCTGCACTGCTTCTCCTCGCCGCTGCCCGTGGCGAAGGAGGCGATCGAGCGCGGCTACGTGCTGAGCTTCGCGGGCAACGTGACCTTCAAGCGCAACGAGGAGCTGCGGGAGGCGGCGAGGCTGACGCCGCTCGACGCGCTCTTCATCGAGACCGACGCCCCGTACATGACCCCGGAGCCGTTCCGCGGGGCGCGCAACGAGCCGAGCCTCATCGGGCACACCGCCCGCTGCATCGCGGAGGTGCGCGGGATGGCGGTGGAGGAGCTGGCGGAGGCGCTGCACCGCAACTTCCGACGCATCTACGGGCTTAACGCATAA
- a CDS encoding resuscitation-promoting factor, with translation MGIHKKSRIDTNSSYSVPKRLAAGGVLAAVAVGGVTVASQKKDVTIDVNGDQVTLATWASDVQGALDRAGVTVGDKDVVYPAPSESLSNNETVTVRTAKQVAVVIDGKEKTVDTTAATVGELVNQLDGLGAAISALSVSQNSDAKIPDDGMTVDVTTPKIVQITDGGKSAFTEIAAATVADLLKERGITLGKDDVVTPALDTAVTKNMKINVDRVETKNVDGTESYDASVNYVDDPNAYEGEETVVTPATPGERDVTRKIVTVNGVEKSNEIVNETIKTPAIAATISRGTKQKDTAPAVAGGSVWDSIAQCESGGNWAINTGNGFSGGLQFTDSTWQAFGGGQYASQAHLATREQQIAVAQKVQAAQGWGAWPACTAKLGIG, from the coding sequence GTGGGAATCCACAAGAAGTCCCGAATTGATACCAACTCCTCCTACTCGGTGCCCAAGCGCCTGGCCGCCGGTGGCGTCCTCGCCGCCGTCGCCGTCGGCGGAGTGACCGTCGCTTCCCAGAAGAAGGACGTCACCATCGACGTCAACGGCGACCAGGTCACCCTGGCCACCTGGGCGAGCGACGTTCAGGGCGCCCTGGACCGGGCTGGCGTCACGGTCGGCGACAAGGACGTCGTCTACCCGGCTCCTTCTGAGTCCCTCAGCAACAACGAGACCGTCACGGTCCGCACCGCCAAGCAGGTCGCCGTGGTCATCGACGGCAAGGAGAAGACGGTCGACACCACCGCCGCCACCGTCGGCGAGCTCGTCAACCAGCTCGACGGCCTGGGCGCCGCCATCTCCGCGCTGTCCGTGAGCCAGAACTCCGACGCGAAGATCCCGGACGACGGCATGACCGTCGACGTGACCACCCCGAAGATCGTGCAGATCACCGACGGCGGCAAGTCCGCCTTCACCGAGATCGCCGCCGCCACCGTGGCCGACCTCCTCAAGGAGCGCGGCATCACCCTGGGCAAGGACGACGTGGTCACCCCGGCGCTCGACACCGCGGTCACCAAGAACATGAAGATCAACGTCGACCGCGTTGAGACCAAGAACGTCGACGGCACCGAGTCCTACGACGCCTCGGTCAACTACGTCGACGACCCCAACGCCTACGAGGGCGAGGAGACCGTCGTCACCCCGGCCACCCCGGGCGAGCGCGACGTGACCCGCAAGATCGTCACCGTCAACGGCGTCGAGAAGTCCAACGAGATCGTCAACGAGACCATCAAGACCCCGGCCATCGCCGCCACCATCTCCCGCGGCACCAAGCAGAAGGACACCGCACCGGCGGTCGCCGGCGGCTCCGTCTGGGACAGCATCGCGCAGTGCGAGTCCGGCGGCAACTGGGCCATCAACACCGGCAACGGCTTCTCCGGCGGCCTGCAGTTCACCGACTCCACCTGGCAGGCCTTCGGCGGTGGGCAGTACGCCTCCCAGGCGCACCTGGCCACCCGCGAGCAGCAGATCGCCGTGGCGCAGAAGGTCCAGGCCGCGCAGGGCTGGGGCGCATGGCCCGCCTGCACCGCTAAGCTGGGCATCGGCTAA
- the rsmA gene encoding 16S rRNA (adenine(1518)-N(6)/adenine(1519)-N(6))-dimethyltransferase RsmA: protein MEQQRSQLLGPVEIRTLAEQLGVSPTKKLGQNFVHDPNTVRMIVNAAELDPSDHVIEVGPGLGSLTLALVDTAAKVTAVEIDPRLAEQLPITVAERAGGYKSRLTLIQRDALQIRSEDIDRPTALVANLPYNVSVPVLLHLLAIFPSIRRVLVMVQAEVADRLAAVPGNKVYGVPSVKASFYGDVRRAGSIGKNVFWPAPKIESGLVRIDCFPPDAQPWPITDASRAKVFPLIDAAFAQRRKTLRAALSGVYGSGQAAEEALRAAGIDPTLRGEKLDIAQFVKLAGI from the coding sequence ATGGAACAACAGCGCTCGCAGCTTCTCGGCCCGGTGGAGATCCGGACGCTCGCGGAGCAACTGGGGGTCTCGCCCACGAAGAAGCTGGGTCAGAACTTCGTCCACGACCCCAACACCGTCCGGATGATCGTCAACGCGGCTGAGCTCGACCCGTCCGACCACGTCATCGAGGTGGGCCCCGGTCTGGGCTCGCTCACCCTCGCGCTGGTGGACACCGCGGCCAAGGTCACGGCGGTCGAGATCGACCCGAGGCTCGCCGAGCAGCTGCCGATAACCGTCGCCGAGCGCGCCGGGGGCTACAAGAGCCGCCTCACCCTCATCCAGCGCGACGCCCTGCAGATCCGCTCCGAGGACATCGACCGGCCCACCGCGCTGGTGGCCAACCTGCCCTACAACGTCTCCGTGCCGGTGCTGCTGCACCTGCTCGCCATCTTCCCGTCGATCCGCCGGGTGCTCGTCATGGTCCAGGCAGAGGTGGCCGACCGGCTCGCGGCCGTCCCGGGAAACAAGGTCTACGGCGTGCCCAGCGTCAAGGCCAGCTTCTACGGCGACGTCCGCCGCGCGGGCTCGATCGGCAAGAACGTGTTCTGGCCGGCGCCGAAGATCGAGTCGGGGCTCGTGCGCATCGACTGCTTCCCGCCCGACGCCCAGCCGTGGCCGATCACGGACGCCTCGCGCGCCAAGGTTTTCCCGCTTATCGACGCGGCATTCGCCCAGCGTCGCAAGACCCTCCGCGCGGCCCTTTCCGGGGTCTACGGCTCGGGCCAGGCGGCCGAGGAGGCCCTGCGCGCCGCGGGCATCGACCCCACCCTGCGCGGGGAGAAGCTGGACATCGCCCAGTTCGTGAAGCTGGCGGGCATCTGA
- a CDS encoding 4-(cytidine 5'-diphospho)-2-C-methyl-D-erythritol kinase: MARSVSAIAHAKVNLHLGVGPLREDGYHELVTVFQSLSLHDELTLTEVDGEGPVASLDAHGNPEVPEDDRNLAWRAVEKLSAWHRDNGGDALPAVAIDLLKGIPTAGGMAGGSADAAATLRAYNALLPVAAPEEVLWRIAAELGSDVPFTLVGETQLGTGRGENLTPMLSTGTYHWALAFAKEGLSTPAVFGKLDQMERTPHLDTAELAAALRSGDVHQVARLITNDMQAAALSLRPQLRRTIEAGERAGALRGIVSGSGPTCAFLCEDAETAAEVAGELGLYGKATTATGPARGAYVKESK, from the coding sequence ATGGCGCGCTCGGTCAGCGCGATCGCGCACGCAAAGGTCAACCTGCACCTCGGGGTGGGACCGCTCCGCGAGGACGGCTACCACGAGCTGGTTACCGTCTTCCAATCCCTGAGCCTGCACGACGAGCTCACCCTCACCGAGGTCGATGGGGAAGGCCCGGTCGCCTCGCTCGACGCCCACGGCAACCCGGAGGTCCCCGAGGACGACCGAAACCTCGCCTGGCGTGCCGTCGAGAAGCTTTCTGCCTGGCACCGCGACAACGGCGGGGACGCGCTGCCCGCGGTCGCCATCGATCTGCTGAAGGGCATCCCCACCGCGGGGGGCATGGCGGGCGGCTCCGCGGATGCCGCCGCGACCCTGCGCGCCTACAACGCGCTGCTGCCGGTCGCGGCGCCGGAGGAGGTGCTCTGGCGCATCGCCGCCGAGCTCGGCTCCGACGTCCCGTTCACCCTGGTGGGGGAGACCCAGCTGGGCACCGGCCGCGGCGAGAACCTCACGCCGATGCTGTCCACCGGCACCTACCACTGGGCCCTGGCCTTTGCCAAGGAGGGGCTGTCCACCCCGGCGGTGTTCGGCAAGCTCGACCAGATGGAGCGCACCCCGCACCTCGACACCGCCGAGCTGGCCGCCGCGCTGCGCTCGGGCGACGTGCACCAGGTCGCGCGCCTTATCACCAACGACATGCAGGCCGCCGCCCTCTCGCTGCGCCCCCAGCTCCGGCGGACCATCGAGGCGGGCGAGCGCGCCGGGGCGCTGCGCGGCATCGTCTCCGGCTCCGGCCCCACCTGCGCCTTCCTCTGCGAGGACGCCGAGACCGCCGCCGAGGTCGCGGGCGAGCTGGGGCTTTACGGTAAGGCGACCACCGCCACGGGCCCGGCCCGCGGCGCGTACGTGAAAGAAAGCAAGTAG
- a CDS encoding ABC-F family ATP-binding cassette domain-containing protein — MANLINLESVSKSFGLKTLLDSVSLGVQTGDRIGVVGLNGGGKTTLLEVITGIEPPDSGRVSHNSDLRMAVVTQRAELDPEATVADVVLAPLGLETFEWASNAKVREVLGGLGIVDLGLDTKVGQLSGGERRRTNLAAALVQDLDLIVLDEPTNHLDVEGVQWLASYLLSRKLAIIVVTHDRWFLDTVATRTWEVHDGRVDAYEGGYNDWIFARAERARQADAMEQRRQNLARKELAWLRRGAPARTSKPRYRIEAAEALIADVPEPRNKVELIAFAKQRQGKVVVELEDARIETPDGRMLVDHLTWRLAPGERIGLVGVNGSGKTTLLRALAGAHPLAAGKRIEGRTVRLGWLRQELDDLDPSLRLLDAVEEVATYVQLGKKELSASQLAERLGFSAKRQRTPVGDLSGGERRRLQLTRVLMAEPNLLLLDEPTNDLDIATLQELESLLDSWAGTMVVISHDRYLIERIADSTWALFGDGKLTNLPGGIDEYLSRRAQLAAAEGTGVVDLGEPNKAPAAPKKSALSSQQQREISKQMSALERKMNKLDPRIEKLNEDMAEAAVAVDTAKLADLDKQLKALQSEREELEMEWLELGERLES, encoded by the coding sequence GTGGCAAACCTCATCAACCTGGAGTCCGTGAGCAAGTCCTTCGGGCTCAAGACCCTGCTCGACTCCGTCAGCCTCGGCGTGCAGACGGGCGACCGCATCGGCGTCGTCGGCCTCAACGGCGGCGGCAAGACCACCCTCCTCGAGGTCATCACCGGCATCGAGCCGCCGGACTCCGGCCGCGTCAGCCACAACTCCGACCTGCGCATGGCGGTGGTGACCCAGCGCGCCGAGCTCGACCCCGAGGCCACCGTCGCCGACGTCGTTCTCGCGCCGCTGGGGCTCGAGACCTTCGAGTGGGCCTCCAACGCCAAGGTGCGCGAGGTCCTCGGCGGCCTCGGCATCGTCGACCTGGGTCTGGACACCAAGGTGGGCCAGCTCTCCGGCGGCGAGCGCCGGCGCACCAACCTCGCCGCGGCGCTCGTCCAGGACCTCGACCTCATCGTCCTCGACGAGCCCACCAACCACCTGGACGTCGAGGGCGTCCAATGGCTGGCCTCCTATCTGCTCAGCCGGAAGCTCGCCATCATCGTGGTCACCCACGACCGCTGGTTCCTGGACACCGTGGCCACCCGCACGTGGGAGGTCCACGACGGCCGCGTCGACGCCTACGAGGGCGGCTACAACGACTGGATCTTCGCCCGCGCCGAGCGCGCCCGCCAGGCCGACGCCATGGAACAGCGCCGCCAGAACCTCGCCCGCAAGGAGCTGGCCTGGCTGCGCCGCGGCGCGCCCGCGCGCACGTCCAAGCCGCGCTACCGCATCGAGGCCGCCGAGGCGCTCATCGCGGACGTGCCCGAGCCCCGCAACAAGGTCGAGCTCATCGCGTTCGCCAAGCAGCGCCAGGGCAAGGTCGTCGTCGAGCTCGAGGACGCCCGCATCGAGACCCCGGACGGGCGCATGCTCGTCGACCACCTCACCTGGCGCCTCGCCCCCGGCGAGCGCATCGGCCTGGTCGGCGTCAACGGCTCCGGCAAGACCACGCTGCTGCGCGCGCTCGCGGGTGCGCACCCGCTGGCCGCGGGAAAGCGCATCGAGGGCCGTACCGTCCGCCTGGGCTGGCTGCGCCAGGAACTCGACGACCTCGACCCCTCCCTCCGGCTCCTCGACGCGGTCGAGGAGGTGGCCACCTACGTCCAGCTGGGCAAGAAGGAGCTGTCCGCCTCGCAGCTGGCCGAGCGCCTGGGCTTTAGCGCGAAGCGCCAGCGCACGCCCGTGGGCGACCTCTCCGGCGGCGAGCGCCGCCGCCTGCAGCTCACGCGCGTGCTCATGGCCGAGCCGAACCTGCTGCTGCTCGACGAGCCGACCAACGACCTCGACATCGCCACCCTCCAGGAGCTCGAGTCCCTGCTCGACAGCTGGGCGGGCACCATGGTGGTTATCTCGCACGACCGCTACCTCATCGAGCGCATCGCGGACTCCACGTGGGCGCTGTTCGGCGACGGCAAGCTCACCAACCTGCCCGGCGGCATCGACGAGTACCTTTCTCGCCGCGCGCAGCTGGCGGCCGCCGAGGGCACCGGCGTGGTCGACCTGGGCGAGCCGAACAAGGCGCCGGCGGCGCCCAAGAAGAGCGCGCTGTCCTCGCAGCAGCAGCGCGAGATCAGCAAGCAGATGAGTGCGCTCGAGCGCAAGATGAACAAGCTCGACCCGCGCATCGAGAAGCTCAACGAGGACATGGCGGAGGCCGCCGTGGCCGTCGATACGGCTAAACTGGCAGACCTAGACAAGCAACTAAAGGCGCTGCAGTCAGAGCGCGAGGAGCTGGAGATGGAATGGCTGGAATTGGGAGAGCGACTCGAGAGCTAG
- a CDS encoding alpha/beta hydrolase produces the protein MAGIGRATRELEPIRLFAQLHLWGLVGAFVFYISALTPSLLPRTWFYQAVISGWAAGIGYLLGLGAHWVFVRYLRDRFPRLNAETWPPIVQVWVRRAVFAVGGAWVLAVLWFSKHWQDKLAAAANTTPLRVWEFVLIAPVSVIIFSLVLLVARSLRWSANWVDAHATHRLKPRARGVMAWALVLVVAVWFVHTALPGAIVGAGERFYTAQNRNPDPQMQAPTQPERSGSPDSEVDFNGVGFYGSRFVSEGATASQLEAVTGRLSKEPIRVYAGLGNAPDVSQRAQLLIDELERTHAQDRKAMLLLMTTGTGWVSDYATQGFELLYDGDTAIAAGQYSAMPSALNFLGGGETVRQAGRQLLDPIISWWNGLPADHRPKLYLYGESLGTTGVEAAFSGLRDIVNSVDGILLTGPPYFNTLRTQLVTRRDPGSTETAPVYSDGMVVRFANGESDVRNWVTTAQPDWGDRRVLYVQHPSDPVAWWSPKMIFSEPDWLREPVPAGYDRAMTWLPIISFLQVSADLPVAANAPMNFGHNYGSSIMPGFAAIAGMQLSDASLSTLEQQLVTLRGDRPK, from the coding sequence ATGGCTGGAATTGGGAGAGCGACTCGAGAGCTAGAACCCATCCGGCTCTTCGCGCAGCTGCACCTGTGGGGCCTGGTCGGCGCCTTCGTCTTCTACATCTCGGCACTGACCCCCTCGCTGCTCCCGCGCACCTGGTTCTACCAGGCCGTCATCTCCGGCTGGGCCGCGGGCATCGGCTACCTCCTGGGGCTTGGCGCCCACTGGGTCTTCGTCCGCTACCTCCGCGACCGCTTCCCCCGGCTCAACGCCGAGACGTGGCCGCCCATCGTCCAGGTGTGGGTGCGCCGGGCGGTGTTTGCCGTCGGCGGGGCCTGGGTGCTCGCCGTCTTGTGGTTTTCCAAGCACTGGCAGGACAAGCTCGCGGCCGCGGCGAACACGACCCCGCTTCGGGTGTGGGAGTTCGTGCTCATCGCGCCGGTCTCGGTGATCATCTTCTCGCTCGTCCTGCTCGTGGCGAGGTCGCTGCGCTGGTCGGCGAACTGGGTCGACGCCCACGCCACCCACCGGCTCAAGCCGCGCGCCCGCGGGGTCATGGCCTGGGCGCTCGTGCTCGTCGTCGCGGTCTGGTTCGTCCACACCGCGCTGCCCGGCGCCATCGTCGGGGCGGGGGAGCGGTTCTACACCGCGCAGAACCGCAACCCCGACCCGCAGATGCAGGCGCCGACGCAGCCCGAGCGCTCCGGCTCCCCGGACTCCGAAGTGGACTTTAACGGCGTGGGCTTCTACGGCTCGCGCTTCGTCTCCGAGGGCGCCACGGCCAGCCAGCTGGAGGCGGTCACCGGCCGCTTGTCGAAGGAGCCCATCCGCGTCTACGCGGGGCTGGGCAACGCCCCCGACGTCTCCCAGCGCGCCCAGCTGCTCATCGACGAGCTCGAGCGCACCCACGCCCAGGACCGCAAGGCGATGCTCCTGCTCATGACCACCGGCACCGGCTGGGTCTCCGACTACGCCACCCAGGGCTTCGAGCTGCTCTACGACGGCGACACCGCGATCGCGGCCGGGCAGTACTCGGCCATGCCCTCGGCGCTCAACTTCCTCGGCGGCGGGGAGACCGTGCGCCAGGCCGGCCGGCAGCTGCTCGACCCGATCATCAGCTGGTGGAACGGGCTTCCCGCCGACCACCGCCCCAAGCTGTACCTCTACGGCGAGTCGCTCGGCACCACGGGCGTGGAGGCCGCGTTCTCCGGCCTGCGCGACATCGTCAACTCCGTCGACGGGATCCTGCTCACCGGCCCGCCGTACTTCAACACGCTGCGCACCCAGCTGGTCACCCGACGCGACCCCGGCTCGACCGAGACCGCTCCCGTGTACTCCGACGGCATGGTAGTCCGCTTCGCCAACGGCGAAAGCGACGTGCGCAACTGGGTGACCACGGCCCAGCCAGACTGGGGCGATCGCCGCGTGCTCTACGTGCAGCACCCCTCCGACCCCGTCGCGTGGTGGTCGCCGAAGATGATCTTCAGCGAACCCGACTGGCTGCGCGAGCCCGTCCCCGCCGGTTACGACCGGGCGATGACGTGGCTGCCGATCATCTCCTTCCTCCAGGTCTCCGCCGACCTGCCCGTCGCGGCCAACGCCCCCATGAACTTCGGCCACAACTACGGCTCCTCGATCATGCCGGGCTTCGCCGCGATCGCGGGCATGCAGCTTTCCGACGCTTCGCTGTCGACCCTCGAGCAGCAGCTGGTCACCCTGCGCGGGGATCGGCCCAAGTAG
- a CDS encoding putative quinol monooxygenase, which translates to MILINVKYQVKPEYVDRFLEDVDWFTQATRAEEGNIFFDWYKDPVYEDEFLLIEAFQDDAAEPHVKSEHFQRACEEMPKYLVKTPSIINTLIPGKTEWDKMAEFQVD; encoded by the coding sequence ATGATCCTCATCAACGTGAAGTACCAAGTAAAGCCCGAATACGTCGACAGATTCCTTGAGGACGTGGACTGGTTCACCCAGGCCACCCGCGCCGAGGAGGGCAACATCTTCTTCGATTGGTACAAGGACCCGGTCTACGAGGACGAGTTCCTCCTCATCGAGGCCTTCCAGGACGATGCCGCCGAGCCGCACGTGAAGTCCGAGCACTTCCAGCGCGCCTGCGAGGAGATGCCGAAGTACCTCGTGAAGACCCCGTCGATCATCAACACGCTCATTCCCGGCAAGACCGAGTGGGACAAGATGGCGGAGTTCCAGGTCGACTAG
- the ppk2 gene encoding polyphosphate kinase 2 yields the protein MAKKDKKDAVVKPPKLSKEAYEEELKRLQAELVEMQQWVVETGARVVVIMEGRDAAGKGSAIKRITQYLNPRTCRIEALPAPNSREQGQWYFQRYVEKLPTAGEIVIFDRSWYNRAGVERVMGFCTSQEYRRFLHQAPIFERLLVEDGIMLRKYWFSVSDEEQIARFRSRRNDPLRRWKLSPMDLQSITRWEDYSRAKDEMFVHTDIPSAPWYTVESEDKKRSRINVISHLLSTIPYGKIERELPDIPERPKSDRDYERPPRSDFRYVPDVASHLEKANVEGKKSKKKHKK from the coding sequence ATGGCTAAGAAGGATAAGAAGGACGCAGTGGTAAAGCCTCCGAAGCTCTCTAAGGAGGCCTACGAGGAGGAGCTCAAGCGGCTACAGGCCGAGCTCGTCGAGATGCAGCAGTGGGTCGTCGAGACCGGCGCGCGCGTCGTCGTGATCATGGAGGGCCGCGACGCCGCGGGCAAGGGCTCCGCGATCAAGCGCATCACCCAGTACCTCAACCCGCGCACCTGCCGCATCGAGGCCCTTCCGGCGCCCAACTCCCGCGAGCAGGGGCAGTGGTACTTCCAGCGCTACGTGGAGAAGCTGCCCACCGCTGGCGAGATCGTCATCTTCGACCGCTCCTGGTACAACCGCGCTGGCGTCGAGCGCGTCATGGGGTTCTGCACCTCGCAGGAGTACCGCCGCTTCCTCCACCAGGCCCCGATCTTCGAGCGCCTGCTCGTCGAGGACGGCATCATGCTGCGCAAGTACTGGTTCTCCGTCTCCGACGAGGAGCAGATCGCCCGATTCAGGTCCCGCCGCAACGACCCGCTGCGCCGCTGGAAGCTCTCGCCCATGGACCTGCAGTCGATCACCCGCTGGGAGGACTACTCCCGCGCGAAGGACGAGATGTTCGTGCACACCGACATCCCGTCGGCGCCGTGGTACACCGTCGAGTCCGAGGACAAGAAGCGCTCCCGCATCAACGTGATCAGCCACCTTCTGTCCACGATCCCCTACGGCAAGATCGAGCGCGAGCTCCCGGACATCCCGGAGCGCCCGAAGTCCGACCGCGACTACGAGCGTCCGCCGCGCTCCGACTTCCGCTACGTGCCGGACGTCGCCTCCCACCTGGAGAAGGCCAACGTCGAGGGCAAGAAGTCGAAGAAGAAGCACAAGAAGTAA
- a CDS encoding HAD family hydrolase yields the protein MSFRLVVTDMDGTLLDDNHRIPDEFWPLFEKMQERGIVFAPASGRQLATLQHQFAAAGPHLSIIAENGNVVYHDGEIVSLTTVEEATCHAIVDAVQSRPDIDWGLVICRADGAFISRRDQRFRDECDLYYRKLDIVDDLHEVVNEQVVKLAIFCFASAEEVGAPALEGNSGGLPITISGQHWIDLMRPEMNKGIALRRLAEAIGIPVEETLAFGDFLNDYELVKEAGASYAMANGHPKVKAIADHIAPSNAEHGVMRVLEELLG from the coding sequence ATGAGCTTTCGATTGGTCGTCACCGACATGGACGGCACCCTCCTCGACGACAACCACCGCATCCCGGACGAATTCTGGCCGCTGTTTGAGAAGATGCAGGAGCGCGGCATCGTGTTTGCCCCCGCGAGCGGGCGGCAACTGGCCACCCTGCAGCACCAGTTCGCCGCGGCCGGGCCGCACCTGTCGATCATCGCCGAGAACGGAAACGTGGTCTACCACGACGGCGAGATCGTCTCGCTCACCACGGTGGAGGAGGCCACCTGCCACGCCATCGTCGACGCCGTGCAATCACGCCCGGACATCGATTGGGGGCTGGTGATCTGCCGCGCCGACGGGGCCTTCATCTCGCGCCGCGACCAGCGCTTCCGCGACGAGTGCGACCTCTACTACCGCAAGCTCGACATCGTCGACGACCTCCACGAGGTGGTCAACGAGCAGGTGGTCAAGCTCGCGATCTTCTGCTTCGCCTCCGCCGAGGAGGTGGGCGCACCAGCGCTGGAGGGCAACTCCGGCGGGCTGCCGATCACCATCTCGGGCCAGCACTGGATCGACCTCATGCGCCCGGAGATGAACAAGGGCATCGCGTTGCGACGCCTCGCGGAGGCCATCGGCATCCCCGTCGAGGAGACCCTCGCCTTCGGCGACTTCCTCAACGACTACGAGCTGGTCAAGGAGGCAGGAGCCTCCTACGCCATGGCCAACGGCCACCCCAAAGTCAAGGCCATCGCCGACCACATCGCCCCCTCCAACGCCGAGCACGGCGTGATGAGGGTGCTCGAGGAGCTCCTAGGATAA
- a CDS encoding enoyl-CoA hydratase/isomerase family protein gives MTVKRRSQLQESGALVNAYVRNSTGVLELNRPRALNSLNQEMIDIIDEALKEWKDDDAVHRVLLTSLSEKGFCAGGDVRVARDAALSGNHDPADRFFATEFVMNGDLAEFPKPYVSLIDGVVMGGGLGISAHGSHRVITERAFAAMPEMAIGYMPDVGIPWMFQHMVGETGKPSYALAVFLVVTGWRLSPADMLYSGLATHFVPSENLSDFTDMLIAESLDEALERFAEEGPTDSKLKEYAADIEATFGYESWEHIDRALKKHPNQEFVADVNKHLESANPASVVAAVELMHAVTKCASIREELELERVLGAHMRREPNFAEGVRAVLVDKDRSPSFHPATFDAVDESIYRALLTSVLNK, from the coding sequence ATGACTGTTAAGCGACGCTCACAATTGCAAGAATCCGGTGCCCTGGTCAACGCCTACGTGCGCAACTCCACGGGAGTGCTCGAGCTCAACCGCCCGCGCGCGCTCAACTCCCTCAACCAGGAGATGATCGACATCATCGACGAGGCGCTCAAGGAGTGGAAGGACGACGACGCCGTCCACCGGGTCCTTTTGACCTCGCTGTCGGAGAAGGGCTTCTGCGCGGGCGGCGACGTGCGCGTTGCCCGCGACGCGGCGCTGAGCGGCAACCACGACCCGGCGGACCGCTTCTTCGCCACCGAGTTCGTCATGAACGGCGACCTCGCGGAGTTCCCCAAGCCGTACGTCTCGCTCATCGACGGCGTGGTCATGGGCGGCGGCCTGGGCATCTCGGCCCACGGCTCCCACCGGGTCATCACCGAGCGCGCGTTCGCGGCCATGCCCGAGATGGCCATCGGCTACATGCCCGACGTGGGAATCCCGTGGATGTTCCAGCACATGGTGGGGGAGACCGGCAAGCCCTCCTACGCACTCGCCGTCTTCCTCGTGGTCACCGGCTGGCGGCTAAGCCCCGCCGACATGCTCTACTCGGGGTTGGCCACCCACTTCGTGCCCAGTGAGAACCTGAGCGACTTCACGGACATGCTCATCGCGGAGTCCCTCGACGAGGCGCTCGAGCGCTTCGCGGAGGAGGGGCCGACCGACTCGAAGCTCAAGGAGTACGCCGCCGACATCGAGGCGACCTTCGGCTACGAGTCGTGGGAGCACATCGACCGCGCGCTGAAGAAGCACCCCAATCAGGAGTTCGTGGCGGACGTCAACAAGCACCTCGAGTCCGCGAACCCCGCCTCCGTGGTCGCGGCGGTCGAGCTCATGCACGCCGTCACGAAGTGCGCGAGCATCCGCGAGGAGCTCGAGCTGGAGCGTGTCCTGGGCGCGCACATGCGCCGCGAGCCCAACTTCGCCGAGGGGGTGCGCGCCGTGCTGGTGGACAAGGACCGCAGCCCGAGCTTCCACCCGGCCACCTTCGATGCGGTGGACGAGTCCATCTACCGGGCGCTTTTGACCTCAGTCCTCAACAAGTAG